In Streptomyces sp. NBC_00569, a single genomic region encodes these proteins:
- a CDS encoding DUF1684 domain-containing protein has product MSAAMPDRASDPSQAWEEWRAERHRSVTGPTGNLALVETRWLPAGERPDLTAARAGERDSVTVTTVERTDMVTGEPEYALRFWDAESPAIQNFERTDVFPFDPAWVLDATYTPVEDGRRVAFEHIRDNGGTRDLAVPGDIALTVDGTDYTLSAFDDDGTLLLVFGDPTNGTATYGAGRFLFVEHTGEGRVRLDFNRAFVPPCGFSDQYNCPMPPRQNRFHLPVEAGEKLPVFRDGFADQH; this is encoded by the coding sequence ATGAGTGCCGCCATGCCCGACCGTGCCAGTGACCCCTCCCAGGCCTGGGAGGAGTGGCGTGCAGAGCGGCACCGCTCCGTCACCGGCCCCACCGGGAACCTCGCCCTCGTCGAGACCCGCTGGCTGCCCGCCGGCGAGCGCCCCGACCTCACGGCGGCCCGCGCCGGAGAGCGCGACAGCGTGACCGTCACCACCGTCGAGCGCACCGACATGGTGACCGGCGAGCCCGAGTACGCGCTGCGGTTCTGGGACGCCGAGTCCCCCGCGATCCAGAACTTCGAGCGCACCGACGTGTTCCCGTTCGACCCGGCCTGGGTCCTGGACGCCACGTACACCCCCGTCGAGGACGGCCGCCGCGTCGCCTTCGAGCACATACGGGACAACGGCGGCACCCGCGACCTCGCCGTCCCCGGCGACATCGCGCTCACCGTCGACGGCACCGACTACACGCTCAGCGCCTTCGACGACGACGGCACGCTGCTGCTCGTCTTCGGCGACCCGACCAACGGGACGGCCACCTACGGCGCGGGCCGGTTCCTCTTCGTCGAGCACACGGGGGAGGGGCGGGTGCGCCTCGACTTCAACCGGGCGTTCGTCCCGCCGTGCGGCTTCTCCGATCAGTACAACTGTCCGATGCCGCCGCGGCAGAACCGCTTCCATCTGCCCGTGGAAGCGGGCGAGAAGCTCCCCGTCTTCCGCGACGGCTTCGCCGACCAGCACTGA
- a CDS encoding ferritin-like domain-containing protein: protein MADMRDKDDSDKRLLTAVQAALAAEHAAVYGYGVVGGRISEARKPEARTAYDSHRARRDDLRRTVRDLGGDPEPSAGAYALPFPVPDSAAAARLAADIEDRVAGVYSDLVRASEGARRRGAADALREAAVRAVRWRGGSVAFPGLAERSVAPEASATPQA, encoded by the coding sequence ATGGCCGACATGCGCGACAAGGACGACAGCGACAAGCGGCTCCTCACCGCGGTCCAGGCCGCACTGGCCGCCGAGCATGCCGCGGTGTACGGCTATGGCGTCGTCGGCGGCCGGATAAGCGAGGCCCGCAAGCCCGAGGCGCGCACCGCCTACGACTCCCACCGGGCGCGCCGCGACGACCTGCGGCGGACGGTCCGCGACCTCGGCGGCGACCCCGAGCCGTCCGCGGGCGCCTACGCGCTGCCCTTCCCCGTACCGGACTCGGCGGCGGCCGCGCGGCTCGCGGCGGACATCGAGGACCGTGTCGCCGGGGTCTACTCGGACCTGGTGCGGGCCTCCGAGGGCGCACGGCGCAGGGGGGCGGCGGACGCGCTGCGGGAGGCGGCGGTGCGGGCGGTGCGCTGGCGGGGCGGCAGCGTAGCCTTCCCTGGTCTCGCCGAGCGGTCCGTGGCGCCCGAAGCGTCCGCGACACCGCAGGCGTAG
- a CDS encoding ABC transporter permease, protein MKRSATLWTGCVLAGLIALIALVSLFWLPYDPSDTSGGRLAGPGDGHLIGTDKLGRDLLTQLMTGSRIAIAAGLGSVLIAAVVGITLGLLAAFAQGWFDDTVSALLDILIAFPTLLLAMLIVSARSATLTSAIIAIGLAQSAIVARLTRILAKRVLAQDYITASRTSGTSWPRIVGEHVLPNIWPTLSVNLALQFGLAVLAEASLSYLGLGAPPPNASWGRMLQEAQATFTTAPAGALAPGILLVLLVIGVNLVADGLRDTFDPARRRRTAA, encoded by the coding sequence ATGAAGCGTTCCGCGACCCTGTGGACGGGGTGCGTCCTCGCCGGACTCATCGCCCTCATCGCACTCGTCTCCCTCTTCTGGCTGCCGTACGACCCCTCGGACACCTCCGGCGGACGCCTCGCCGGGCCGGGTGACGGACACCTGATCGGCACCGACAAGCTCGGCCGCGACCTGCTGACGCAGCTCATGACCGGGTCCCGGATCGCGATCGCGGCCGGGCTCGGGTCCGTCCTGATCGCGGCCGTCGTCGGCATCACGCTCGGCCTCCTGGCGGCGTTCGCGCAGGGCTGGTTCGACGACACCGTCTCGGCTCTGCTCGACATCCTCATCGCGTTCCCGACGCTGCTGCTCGCCATGCTGATCGTCTCCGCCCGCTCGGCGACCCTCACCTCGGCGATCATCGCGATCGGCCTCGCCCAGAGCGCGATCGTCGCGCGCCTGACCCGGATCCTGGCCAAACGCGTCCTCGCGCAGGACTACATCACCGCCTCACGCACCTCCGGCACGTCCTGGCCGCGGATCGTCGGGGAGCACGTGCTGCCCAACATCTGGCCGACGCTCTCGGTCAATCTGGCGCTCCAGTTCGGACTCGCCGTCCTCGCCGAGGCGAGCCTGTCCTACCTCGGCCTCGGCGCCCCGCCGCCCAACGCCTCGTGGGGACGCATGCTCCAGGAGGCCCAGGCCACGTTCACGACCGCGCCGGCGGGCGCCCTCGCGCCCGGCATCCTCCTCGTCCTGCTCGTCATCGGCGTCAACCTCGTCGCCGACGGCCTGCGCGACACCTTCGACCCGGCCCGGCGCAGGAGGACAGCGGCATGA
- a CDS encoding ATP-binding cassette domain-containing protein yields MSLLDVRDLTIRTGDGRDLVSGLSFSVDRGERLGLIGESGSGKSLTTLAVLGLLPDGMTATGSVELDGTQIVGAGEKRLVDVRGRAAAIVFQEPLTALDPLMRVGRQLAEPLRRRRGLKGDALRKAVAEALDQVRLPEPGRIARAFPHEISGGQRQRVALAMALACDPGLLIADEPTTALDVTVQSEMLVLLDTLVGERDMAVLFVSHDLAVVSRVTDRVLVMKDGRAVEDGTVRDLVRAPRQAYTKALVDSARKLESALDLGEPR; encoded by the coding sequence ATGAGCCTGCTCGACGTACGCGACCTCACCATCCGCACCGGCGACGGCCGCGACCTCGTCTCCGGCCTCAGCTTCTCCGTGGACCGGGGCGAACGGCTCGGCCTCATCGGCGAGTCCGGGTCCGGCAAGTCACTCACCACCCTCGCCGTGCTCGGCCTGCTCCCCGACGGGATGACCGCCACGGGCAGCGTCGAACTCGACGGCACCCAGATCGTCGGCGCCGGCGAGAAGCGGCTCGTCGACGTACGCGGCCGCGCCGCCGCGATCGTCTTCCAGGAACCGCTCACCGCGCTCGACCCGCTCATGCGCGTGGGCAGGCAGCTCGCCGAACCGCTGCGCCGCCGCCGCGGCCTCAAGGGCGACGCGCTGCGCAAGGCCGTCGCCGAAGCCCTCGACCAGGTCAGGCTGCCCGAACCCGGGCGCATCGCCCGCGCGTTCCCGCACGAGATCTCCGGCGGCCAGCGCCAGCGCGTGGCCCTCGCCATGGCGCTCGCCTGCGACCCCGGCCTGCTCATCGCCGACGAGCCGACCACCGCGCTCGACGTCACCGTGCAGTCCGAGATGCTCGTCCTGCTCGACACCCTCGTCGGCGAGCGCGACATGGCCGTCCTCTTCGTCAGCCACGACCTGGCCGTCGTCTCGCGGGTCACCGACCGCGTCCTCGTGATGAAGGACGGGCGCGCCGTCGAGGACGGGACGGTACGCGACCTGGTGCGCGCGCCCCGGCAGGCGTACACGAAGGCGCTCGTCGACAGCGCGCGGAAGCTCGAATCCGCCCTCGACCTGGGAGAGCCCCGATGA
- a CDS encoding aminoglycoside phosphotransferase family protein has translation MSFEPPKRLVNALGEVRDEGASAWLARLPEILQEAVERLELTVERVHVPGGRSSLVVLVRRADGSPAVLKLAPERYRPEAEHAALTHWNGFGAVQLLGDGGDLLLERLHPEVSVRSLPEAKALLEAAGTLRRLWVDPPPWRSCETVADRTGRQAGAMRATAAAEPDVVPLVDAALTARDELLVAPPEVRLLHGTFRQSKVLAGERTPWLAVGPDPVVGECAFDLARLVRDRVEDLIASPSGAATTRRRVKRLAESLEVDQERLRGWTLFRAVESGVRALRVGRGRDAELLLEFASWL, from the coding sequence ATGTCTTTCGAACCGCCGAAGCGGCTGGTCAACGCGCTCGGCGAGGTGCGGGACGAGGGGGCGTCGGCGTGGCTGGCGAGGCTGCCGGAGATTCTTCAGGAGGCCGTGGAACGGCTTGAGTTGACGGTCGAGCGGGTGCATGTGCCGGGCGGGCGCAGCAGCCTCGTCGTCCTGGTGCGGCGGGCCGACGGGTCGCCCGCCGTCCTCAAGCTGGCGCCGGAACGCTACCGCCCGGAGGCCGAGCACGCGGCTCTCACCCACTGGAACGGCTTCGGGGCGGTGCAGCTCCTCGGCGACGGGGGCGACCTGCTCCTGGAGCGGCTGCACCCCGAGGTGTCGGTGCGCTCGCTGCCCGAGGCGAAGGCGCTGTTGGAGGCGGCCGGCACCCTGCGCAGGCTGTGGGTGGACCCGCCGCCCTGGCGGTCCTGCGAGACGGTCGCCGACCGGACGGGCCGTCAGGCCGGGGCGATGCGGGCCACCGCCGCCGCGGAGCCGGATGTCGTGCCCCTGGTCGACGCGGCGCTCACGGCGCGGGACGAGCTGCTCGTGGCCCCGCCGGAGGTGCGGCTGCTGCACGGGACGTTCCGGCAGAGCAAGGTGCTGGCCGGGGAGCGGACGCCGTGGCTCGCGGTCGGGCCCGACCCGGTCGTCGGCGAGTGCGCCTTCGATCTCGCGCGGCTCGTCAGGGACCGGGTGGAGGATCTGATCGCGTCGCCGTCCGGTGCGGCGACGACGCGGCGGCGCGTGAAGCGGCTCGCGGAGTCCCTCGAGGTGGACCAGGAGCGGCTGCGCGGCTGGACGCTTTTCCGTGCGGTGGAGTCCGGTGTCCGGGCCCTGCGCGTGGGTCGTGGGCGGGACGCGGAGTTGTTGCTGGAGTTCGCGAGCTGGCTCTGA
- a CDS encoding GNAT family N-acetyltransferase, producing MTQDDVVTIGPLDLAAHVDEALAVQAYAFGLSDDEIAVRRQIVLRHLVYPGARALGAHTGGGRLVGFVYGMPNDRAHWWSTVVEPYLRSRSLDGWLDDSFVITELHVHPRYQNRGIGRSLITTITDSADEPRSILSAIDFDSPARGLYHSLGYEDLARQVLFPSAPRPYAVMGAPLPLRR from the coding sequence ATGACCCAGGACGACGTCGTCACCATCGGGCCTCTCGACCTCGCGGCACACGTCGACGAGGCACTGGCCGTGCAGGCGTACGCCTTCGGCCTGAGCGACGACGAGATCGCCGTGCGCCGCCAGATCGTGCTGCGGCACCTCGTGTACCCCGGAGCGCGCGCCCTCGGCGCCCACACCGGGGGCGGCCGACTCGTCGGCTTCGTCTACGGCATGCCGAACGACCGCGCCCACTGGTGGTCCACCGTGGTGGAGCCCTATCTGCGCTCGCGCTCACTGGACGGATGGCTCGACGACTCCTTCGTGATCACCGAGCTGCACGTCCACCCCCGCTACCAGAACCGCGGGATCGGCCGGTCCCTCATCACGACCATCACGGACAGCGCCGACGAGCCCAGGTCGATCCTCTCGGCCATCGACTTCGACAGCCCGGCCCGCGGCCTGTACCACTCGCTCGGCTACGAGGACCTCGCCCGGCAGGTCCTCTTCCCCAGCGCTCCCCGGCCCTACGCGGTCATGGGCGCACCGCTCCCGCTGCGTCGCTGA
- a CDS encoding ABC transporter ATP-binding protein, with translation MTAVLELDSVGHTYRGSAAPVVEDVSLKVDAGHSLALVGESGAGKTTLLRLLLGLAGPSTGTVRFDGDPLRLGDREQMRRFRRSVQCVFQDPYASLDPRRRIGRIVAEPLRSLGVATGAAAHAKVAEALEQVGLPADAASRYPHEFSGGQRQRIAIARATVCDPRVLLADEPVSALDVTTRVKVVDLLGELKRERGLTIVMVSHDLSVVAALCERTAVLERGRVVEQGETRDVLGSPEHPYTRRLLDSVPRLPV, from the coding sequence ATGACCGCCGTACTGGAACTCGACTCGGTCGGACACACCTACCGGGGGAGCGCGGCGCCCGTCGTCGAGGACGTCTCCCTCAAGGTCGACGCGGGCCACAGCCTCGCGCTCGTCGGCGAATCGGGGGCAGGCAAGACCACCCTGCTCCGGCTGCTGCTCGGCCTCGCCGGCCCCAGCACCGGCACGGTCCGCTTCGACGGGGACCCGCTGCGGCTCGGCGACCGCGAGCAGATGCGGCGCTTCCGGCGCTCTGTGCAGTGCGTCTTCCAGGACCCCTACGCCTCCCTCGACCCGCGCCGGCGCATCGGCCGCATCGTCGCCGAACCGCTGCGCTCGCTCGGCGTGGCCACCGGCGCCGCCGCACACGCGAAGGTCGCCGAGGCCCTCGAACAGGTCGGGCTCCCGGCGGACGCGGCGTCGCGCTACCCGCACGAGTTCTCCGGCGGCCAGCGCCAGCGCATCGCCATCGCCCGGGCCACCGTGTGCGACCCGCGCGTCCTGCTCGCCGACGAACCCGTCAGCGCGCTCGACGTCACCACCCGCGTCAAGGTCGTCGACCTGCTCGGCGAGCTCAAGCGGGAGCGGGGCCTGACCATCGTCATGGTCTCCCACGACCTGTCCGTCGTGGCCGCCCTGTGCGAACGGACCGCCGTGCTCGAACGCGGACGCGTCGTCGAGCAGGGCGAGACCCGTGACGTGCTCGGATCGCCCGAACACCCCTACACACGGCGGCTGCTCGACAGCGTTCCACGGCTGCCCGTCTGA
- a CDS encoding proline--tRNA ligase, whose translation MAQVQRMSRLMVKTLRDDPADAETLNHKLLVRAGYVRRTAAGIWSWLPLGKKVLENVARVVREEMDDMGGQEVLLPALLPKEPYEATGRWEEYGPELFRLKDRKGAEYLLGPTHEEIFTQLVKDQCSSYKDLPVILYQIQAKYRDEARPRAGILRGREFLMKDSYSFDTTDEGLAESYALHRDAYIKIFERLGLDHRIVSAVSGAMGGSASEEFLAPAPAGEDTFVDCPACDYAANTEAVTFAAPVPASAEHPAVEELDTPDTPTIETLAAHLGVQASETLKNLLVKVDGEIVAVGVPGDREVDLGKLGEHLSPAVVELVTAEDFEGRDDLVRGYVGPQGLEKVRYIADPRIAAGTAWITGANKPGKHAKNVVAGRDFEVDDYLDVVVVEAGDPCPKCGTGLRLDRAIEIGHIFQLGRKYADAFQLDVLGNQGKPVRVTMGSYGIGVSRAVAALAEQTADDKGLCWPKEIAPADVHVVAAGKALQTELALDVSQKLGAAGVRVLVDDRAGVSPGVKFTDAELIGVPQILVAGRRSAEGIVELKDRKTGEREEVTVEEAIARLTA comes from the coding sequence ATGGCCCAGGTCCAGCGCATGTCCCGGTTGATGGTCAAGACACTGCGTGACGACCCGGCCGACGCCGAGACGCTCAACCACAAGCTGCTCGTCCGTGCCGGGTACGTGCGCCGCACGGCCGCCGGCATCTGGTCCTGGCTGCCGCTGGGCAAGAAGGTCCTCGAGAACGTCGCCCGCGTGGTCCGCGAGGAGATGGACGACATGGGCGGCCAGGAGGTCCTGCTCCCCGCCCTGCTGCCCAAGGAGCCCTACGAGGCGACGGGACGCTGGGAGGAGTACGGCCCCGAGCTGTTCCGCCTCAAGGACCGCAAGGGCGCGGAGTACCTCCTCGGCCCGACCCACGAGGAGATCTTCACGCAGCTGGTCAAGGACCAGTGCTCGTCCTACAAGGACCTGCCCGTGATCCTCTACCAGATCCAGGCCAAGTACCGCGACGAGGCCCGCCCGCGCGCCGGCATCCTGCGCGGCCGCGAGTTCCTCATGAAGGACTCGTACTCCTTCGACACCACCGACGAGGGCCTGGCCGAGTCGTACGCCCTGCACCGCGATGCGTACATCAAGATCTTCGAGCGCCTCGGCCTCGACCACCGCATCGTCTCCGCCGTCTCCGGCGCGATGGGCGGCTCGGCCTCCGAGGAGTTCCTCGCCCCGGCCCCGGCCGGCGAGGACACCTTCGTCGACTGCCCGGCCTGCGACTACGCCGCCAACACCGAGGCCGTCACCTTCGCCGCGCCGGTCCCCGCGAGCGCCGAGCACCCGGCCGTCGAGGAGCTCGACACCCCCGACACCCCGACCATCGAGACCCTCGCCGCCCACCTCGGCGTCCAGGCCTCGGAGACCCTGAAGAACCTCCTGGTCAAGGTCGACGGCGAGATCGTCGCCGTGGGCGTGCCCGGCGACCGCGAGGTGGACCTCGGCAAGCTCGGCGAGCACCTCTCCCCGGCCGTCGTCGAGCTCGTCACGGCCGAGGACTTCGAGGGCCGCGACGACCTCGTACGCGGCTACGTGGGCCCGCAGGGCCTGGAGAAGGTCCGCTACATCGCCGACCCGCGCATCGCCGCCGGCACGGCCTGGATCACCGGCGCCAACAAGCCCGGCAAGCACGCGAAGAACGTCGTCGCGGGCCGAGACTTCGAGGTCGACGACTACCTCGACGTCGTCGTGGTCGAGGCGGGCGACCCCTGCCCCAAGTGCGGCACCGGCCTGCGTCTGGACCGCGCCATCGAGATCGGCCACATCTTCCAGCTCGGCCGCAAGTACGCCGACGCCTTCCAGCTCGACGTCCTCGGCAACCAGGGCAAGCCGGTCCGCGTGACCATGGGCTCGTACGGCATCGGCGTCTCCCGCGCCGTGGCCGCCCTCGCCGAGCAGACCGCGGACGACAAGGGCCTGTGCTGGCCCAAGGAGATCGCCCCGGCCGACGTCCACGTGGTCGCCGCCGGCAAGGCCCTCCAGACGGAGCTGGCGCTCGACGTCTCCCAGAAGCTGGGCGCCGCCGGAGTCCGCGTCCTGGTCGACGACCGCGCCGGTGTCTCGCCGGGCGTGAAGTTCACCGACGCCGAACTGATCGGTGTCCCGCAGATCCTCGTCGCCGGCCGCCGCTCGGCCGAGGGCATCGTGGAACTGAAGGACCGCAAGACCGGCGAGCGCGAGGAAGTGACGGTCGAGGAGGCCATCGCGCGCCTCACCGCCTGA
- a CDS encoding ABC transporter permease codes for MTGYLLRRLAFLVVSLVLASIVLFVLLRMLPGDPANALTSVGASPEQIAAARHSIGSDRPLLEQFTHWTGQLATGDLGTSFVSSLPVGPEVVQRLSVTLPLTLSAFVLAVLIAVPAGFVAAYKRRTWYGALLSGVSQLGIAVPVFWLGMVLIVVFALNAGWLPSGGFPQDGWSDPAQAIRSLVLPVVTIALVMSASLIRYVRSATLDVLDSDFLRTSRALGSSFGQAMWRHGLRNASVPVISILGIELASTLLGAVVVESVFALPGLGSLLATGIAQHDYPVIQGVLFVSTLAVLLIGFAADLVQRIIDPRLRNRLSGGAR; via the coding sequence ATGACCGGCTATCTCCTGCGCCGCCTCGCCTTCCTCGTCGTCTCCCTGGTCCTCGCGAGCATCGTCCTGTTCGTGCTCCTGAGGATGCTGCCCGGCGACCCGGCGAACGCCCTCACCTCCGTGGGCGCCTCGCCGGAGCAGATCGCGGCGGCACGGCACTCCATCGGATCCGACCGACCGCTCCTCGAGCAGTTCACCCACTGGACCGGGCAGCTCGCGACCGGCGACCTCGGCACGTCCTTCGTCAGCTCGCTGCCCGTCGGACCCGAGGTCGTCCAGCGCCTGAGCGTGACCCTGCCGCTGACCCTGTCCGCGTTCGTGCTCGCCGTGCTGATCGCGGTCCCGGCCGGCTTCGTCGCCGCGTACAAGCGCCGGACCTGGTACGGCGCCCTGCTCAGCGGGGTGTCCCAACTGGGCATCGCCGTACCGGTGTTCTGGCTCGGCATGGTCCTCATCGTCGTGTTCGCGCTGAACGCGGGCTGGCTGCCGTCCGGCGGCTTCCCGCAGGACGGCTGGTCCGACCCCGCACAGGCGATCCGCTCACTCGTGCTGCCCGTCGTGACCATCGCCCTGGTCATGTCGGCGTCCCTGATCCGCTACGTCAGATCGGCGACGCTCGACGTCCTCGACAGCGACTTCCTGCGCACCTCGCGCGCCCTCGGCTCGTCCTTCGGGCAGGCCATGTGGCGCCACGGACTGCGCAACGCCTCCGTGCCGGTCATCTCGATCCTCGGCATCGAACTGGCGTCGACCCTGCTCGGCGCGGTCGTCGTCGAGTCCGTGTTCGCGCTGCCGGGGCTCGGCTCCCTGCTCGCCACCGGCATCGCCCAGCACGACTACCCCGTCATCCAGGGCGTCCTGTTCGTCTCCACCCTCGCCGTGCTGCTCATCGGCTTCGCCGCCGACCTCGTGCAGCGGATCATCGACCCACGGCTGCGCAACCGGCTCTCCGGAGGCGCCCGATGA
- a CDS encoding ABC transporter substrate-binding protein, whose protein sequence is MNLPKKPLSAGVLTVALAVTLAACGGSGDNNSNGGSGSYDKNATVNIGSLYEPQNLDNTAGGGQGVTEALNGNVYEGLFKLTDDGKVDNLLAKDYKVSGDGLTYTFTLRDGVKFHSGKALTSKDVKYSLEKVIAPDSQSARKTNLEVIKAVDTPDAKTVKVTLKQKSISFVYNLSYVWIINDQAKNLKTTEDGTGPYKLGKWTRGSALGLDRFPGYWGTAATNKQVVFHYYKDATALNNALLTNAVDVVTSEQSPDALDQFKSNQSYKVNDGNSTTKLLLAFNDKAKPFTDVKVRKAVSSAIDDKKLLESVWGGYGKEIGSMVPPTDPWYEDLTKVNAYDPAEARKLLKEAGYAKGFSFTLDTPNYDPHPTAATFIKSQLAKVGITVKINTITPDEWYTKVYKNHDFSATLQEHVNDRDVVWYGNPDFYWGYDNKQVVKWVEDAEKASSTQQQTDILKKVNRKTAEDAASDWLYLYPQIVVANSKLSGYPLNGLNSQFFAYDIKKG, encoded by the coding sequence ATGAACCTCCCCAAGAAGCCCCTGTCCGCCGGTGTCCTCACCGTCGCCCTCGCCGTGACCCTCGCCGCGTGCGGCGGCTCCGGCGACAACAACAGCAACGGCGGCAGTGGCTCGTACGACAAGAACGCCACGGTCAACATCGGTTCCCTGTACGAGCCGCAGAACCTGGACAACACCGCAGGCGGCGGCCAGGGCGTCACCGAGGCGCTCAACGGCAATGTCTACGAGGGCCTGTTCAAGCTCACCGACGACGGCAAGGTCGACAACCTCCTCGCCAAGGACTACAAGGTCTCCGGCGACGGTCTCACCTACACCTTCACCCTGCGCGACGGCGTGAAGTTCCACAGCGGCAAGGCGCTGACCAGCAAGGACGTCAAGTACAGCCTGGAGAAGGTGATCGCGCCGGACTCGCAGTCCGCGCGCAAGACCAACCTCGAGGTCATCAAGGCGGTCGACACCCCCGATGCGAAGACCGTGAAGGTCACGCTGAAGCAGAAGTCGATCTCCTTCGTCTACAACCTCTCCTACGTCTGGATCATCAACGACCAGGCGAAGAACCTGAAGACGACCGAGGACGGCACGGGCCCGTACAAGCTGGGCAAGTGGACGCGCGGCTCCGCGCTCGGCCTCGACCGCTTCCCCGGCTACTGGGGCACCGCCGCCACGAACAAGCAGGTCGTCTTCCACTACTACAAGGACGCGACCGCGCTGAACAACGCGCTGCTGACGAACGCCGTGGACGTCGTCACCAGCGAGCAGTCGCCCGACGCCCTCGACCAGTTCAAGTCCAACCAGAGCTACAAGGTCAACGACGGCAACTCGACGACCAAGCTCCTGCTCGCCTTCAACGACAAGGCCAAGCCCTTCACGGACGTCAAGGTCCGCAAGGCCGTCTCGTCCGCGATCGACGACAAGAAGCTCCTCGAGTCCGTGTGGGGCGGATACGGCAAGGAGATCGGGTCGATGGTGCCGCCCACCGACCCCTGGTACGAGGACCTGACCAAGGTCAACGCGTACGACCCGGCCGAGGCCAGGAAGCTGCTCAAGGAGGCCGGTTACGCGAAGGGCTTCAGCTTCACGCTGGACACCCCGAACTACGACCCGCACCCGACGGCCGCCACCTTCATCAAGTCGCAGCTCGCCAAGGTCGGCATCACCGTCAAGATCAACACGATCACGCCCGACGAGTGGTACACGAAGGTCTACAAGAACCACGACTTCTCGGCCACGCTCCAGGAGCACGTGAACGACCGTGACGTCGTCTGGTACGGCAACCCCGACTTCTACTGGGGCTACGACAACAAGCAGGTCGTCAAGTGGGTCGAGGACGCCGAGAAGGCGTCGTCGACGCAGCAGCAGACCGACATCCTCAAGAAGGTCAACCGCAAGACCGCCGAGGACGCCGCCAGCGACTGGCTGTACCTGTACCCGCAGATCGTCGTCGCCAACAGCAAGCTGTCCGGCTACCCGCTCAACGGCCTGAACTCTCAGTTCTTCGCGTACGACATAAAGAAGGGCTGA